The Verrucomicrobiota bacterium genome includes the window TTTTGGAAACTATTCGCCATTGCGGCAAAGATGAAGAATCGAGGCTAAAGCTTATCTCTCTTTATTCTCGTATACTAAGGGCTGCGGAGGCTGACCGAAGAGACATAGTTGGCATCTTGGATGACGACCGAAGCCTTGTAAAATACCTGGACCAATTTCTGCAAGCTAACCATTACAAGACAATGTCAGCAACCAATAGTAAAGCTTTTCTGAATTTATGCTCCTCAAAGAAACCCTCCCTAATCCTTCTCGATATAGGCATGCCGGATATGGATGGAGGCGAGATGATGAACATCTTACACTCAAATCCTGACACGGCGGAAATACCGATCATTTTCATGAGCGGCATTATCGATAAAAACGAAGAGTCCTATTTGAACCGAAGCTCCGTAAATAATATTCGCTACCTGGCTAAGCCATTTGAAAATGAAGTTCTCATCAGTGAGATAAACCAATCATTACACAAAAGTGAAACTAGTTTGTCCTATGTGGCCTCTGATGAGGTCAATAGCATTCGTCTACGTATTACTCGACGAATGAATTCTTCAGGTCTCATGATAAAAAGCGTCAATATGCTTATTACCAAAATAGAAGAACTCATGGTTGAAATGCAGTATACTCGAGATAATTTAATTCCCGTAATCAACACCCTTTTTGAAAAAGGAAAGGTCTATATTGAATCAACAGACTTCGCCGAAAAGTGGGAGTTGATGAATGATACTCACCCAGATAAATCAATCGTTCTTTCTGCTTTGGATGCTTACGCATAACGATTTAATTTCTCATGCCTCATCCTTATAATTAACCCACCTATGTTGGTTACAAGTGACAGGGGGTAGATTTTTAAAACTGATTGCTAAAGCCTAAGTCTAGGTGTTCGATATACTACGCTATGTCCACTGTAGAAGAAGATGTTCCAATAAATGAGCCCGGGATTAATATTCAAGAGTATAGTGGTAAATACTTAACATTCGTTCTAGGAGAAGAATCTTTTGGTGTTGCAGTTATCAAAGTCCGTGAAATCATTCGAATGCAAGAAGTTACAGAAGTTCCTCAAATGCCAGCCCATATCAAGGGGGTCATCAACCTTCGAGGAAAAATTATTCCTATTGTAGACCTTCGCATCAAATTCAATTTAGAGATGCAAGAGCTAACTAACAAAGCTTGTATCATCGTTGTTCAAGTCCTTAGTAAAGAGGGCTCTGCAAGCCAAATGGGCATTATTGTGAATGCAGTTGAGGAGGTGACCAACATCTCTGGGGAAGCCATAGAAGAGGCTCCTAGTTTTGGGAACCAGCTCGACCAAAATTACATTCTAGCCATCGCTAAGATTAAAGATAAGGTCAAAACCCTTTTAGATATCGACACTATATTAGAGCCAGAGGATTTAGTTGGCCAAAGTAGTGCTTTCATGGATTTTTAATTAACATTTCAAATGTATAGCGAACCAAACCAAGGGGCATATACACTTATACAGCTCTAATTTACAATTTGACTCCAGATTATTATGAACGATTTTACAATGGCTAGTCATAAGTCTTCAAACCTCCCTCCAAAAAGTATGTCAGAAAGCCAGAAACAAGTCCTTGTGATGGACGACGAACCTTTGCTTGCTAAATTCTTCACCCGTGCATTAGGAAGGATTAATTGCAATGTCCACATCGCCCACAATGGCCAATCTGCAGTAGAAACTTTTAAAAATCTCACGGACGAAGGCATGCATATTGATCTTATCATCCTAGATATAAATGTTGGAGACGGTCTTGGAGGCAAAGAAACTTTTGATGAAATCATAAAAATAGACCCTCAGGCAAAAGTCGTTGCCTGTAGTGGAGCTTCCCTGGACCCCTTGATTACCCATTATGCCGATTATGGTTTCGTTGGCGCTATTGCCAAACCCGTGCAAGTCAATGAGCTCACGCAAAAGGTTCTATCTTTTCTAGTGTAGTGACTGTAATTGAAGCCGATATACAATTATCACTTCAATTATCTATGACGCCTTTAACCGACAAAGAATACACCTATATCAAGAATCTAATCTATGATAAAAGCCGAATTGACTTAGGTGATAATAAACGAGAACTCGTTAGCTCTAGACTCGGCAAACGCCTTCGAGCAACACAAAAGGGGTCTTACCAAGAATATCTCAAATTTCTGCAAGCAGACGATTCTGGAACAGAACTGACACATCTAATCGACGCGATATCAACAAACCACACCTACTTTTTCAGGGAATACAAGCATTTTGAATTCTTGGATTCCTCGGTCTTACCTTGGCATAGCACTCAAGTCAAAAAAGCGGGCAAACGACCTTTTAAAGTCTGGAGTTGTGCGAGTTCATCAGGAGAAGAACCTTATTCACTTGCAGTACATTTAGAGGAATATTCGCAGAAGGACAAAAATTTTTGCTGGACTATTGACGCGACAGATATCTCCACAAATGTCCTAGATAAAGCTAGAAAAGGCATTTACGCCGAAGAACGTTTAAAAGAAGTTAGAAAAGATCAATTAGCCAATTTCTTTCAAAAGGGAACGGGAAAATGGACAGGTTATTACCGTGTAAAAGACCCCTTGCGGAGTAAAGTAAATTTTCACCACCTTAATCTATTACAATCAAGGTATCCCTTTCAAAAGCCCTTCGACGTCATTTTTGTTCGCAATGTGATGATCTATTTTGATAGAGAGACGCAAGAACAGTTAGTGAATCAACTTCATAACAGTTTGCGCCCTGGTGGTTATCTAATGATAGGTCACTCTGAAAGTTTGACCAATATTAGGCATCCATTTCAAGTCGTTAAGCCAGCCATTTACCGAAAGAATGAAACATCCCAATGAATACTCATAAAAAAATAAAAGTCCTTATAGTAGATGACTCTGCAGTAGTCAGGCGCATGACATCAGAAGTTTTAGGATCTGACCCTGAAATCGAAGTGATAGGGACGGCGCTAGATCCATATATTGCTAGAGAGATCATGCTTAAAAATAACCCAGACGTATTGACCCTTGATATAGAGATGCCCAGAATGGACGGTCTCACATTTCTCAAGATTATCATGGAGAAAAGGCCCATGCCTGTAATCATCATGAGTTCTTTGACACAACAGGGCTCAGAACATGCTTTAAAGGCACTACAACTCGGTGCGATTGATATCATGCCAAAACCGGATGGCAGTTTTTCAGTAGGAGCTCTTAAAGAAACACTCATTGATAAAGTAAAAGCGGCGGCCACTGCTCGCATGTCTGCCCATAGAGGCTTAATGGGAAAAAAACCCAGCACACCCTCAGCGCAAACATCGCGTGTAAACTTATCTAATGCACAAAATTCAACCCAAGCCCTACAGCCTTCCCGCCAAACCTCTAGCGTCAATTTATCATCTGCGTCTCGTCCTGCAGCCGCTACCACACCCAATCAATTTAATTCAAAACAGATTATTCTTATCGGATCATCAACCGGAGGCACAGAAGCTTTGAGAGAAGTACTTACTCGTATGCCTGCATCGATCCCACCAATAGCTATTGTCCAACATATTCCTCCTTATTTTTCTAATGCATTAGCAAATCGTCTCAATGGCATATGTCCATTTGAAGTACGTGAGGCAAAAGATAATGATAAGCTCCACGCTGGATTGGTCCTTATAGCGCCAGGAGATTACCATATGCTGTTACAATGGAAAAACAACAGTTACTCTGTTCAGCTAAAGCAAGGCGCACCTGTTTGGCATCAACGGCCAGCTGTGGATATTCTCTTTGCCTCAGCTGTAAACTGTAACCCTGAACATTCCGTAGCCACGGTATTAACGGGCATGGGTAAAGATGGTGCAGATGGGTTGCTCAAACTTAAAAACGCAGGTTGTATGACTTTCGCTGAGCATGAAGATTCATGTATTGTTTATGGCATGCCTAGAGTTGCCAAGGAAATCGGAGCTGCCAAAGAAATGGTCCATCTTGATAATATGGCTAGTAGACTGATGCATGCTGTGAGCAGAAAAAAAGCCGTCGCCTGATAAAGCCGGTAATTATATCTACCTAAGCGGAATATTCTTCCTCTTGATCAACTTCTCAGCCTGCACAATAAAAATTTTTACTAATTAGTTATTAACAACTTCCGATACCTAAAAGCGGAAGTTATGTCAATATCAGTAGGCGGATTTTTTAGTGGACTAGACACCTCATCTATTGTGAGCCAGTTAACAGCTCTCAATCGCATACCCATTAATTTATTAGAAATAGAAAAATCTGAACTCAACACTGCTGATGAAGCGTACGGCTTTGTTGACAGTAGTCTAGAAAGCCTTAAAGACAAACTGTCATCAGTCGACGACGCAAGCGATTTTGATCTTAGAACTGTCTCTACGTCTGTATCGACAGTGGGCACGGCTTCAGTTACCTCTTCTGCAGAAGTTGGTTCATTTTCTTTAGAAATCACACAAGTTGCCACTGCATCTACTTTTACCAGTGGAAAATCTAGTGCTATTCCAGCTGCTACAGACACAGTCTCAAATGTTTTCGGAAGCACTGCAGTAGGAACCTTTACTATTAATAATGTAGAAATAACACTCGATGGAACAGAGCAACTTGATGACGGAGCCTCCACCGGTCTAGTTGGTAAAATCAATCAAGCACTAACCGACGCAGGTGAATCCATTAGTATTGCCTACGCATCAGGGACAGGCCTTTTCACCATAACTTCTAGCAGTCAGCCCTTGATTGTCTCCTCAGGCACAAGTGACTTTTTGCAACAAGCTCAACTTTTTAATAATGCCTCTACTTCAATTACTTCATCAAATTCTATAGGACGTATTAATGCAAGCTCTGCGTTGTCAGGACAAAGTTTAGCTGCAAGTTTAACATCTAGCGGATCTATTGTGATTAATGGTGTAGAAGTCTCTTATACTGATACGGACACCTTACAAAATGTGCTTGACCGAATCACCTTAAGTAACGCTGGTGTAGCTGCTAGCTACGACAATTACAATGACCAAGTCATCTTTACGGCCAAAGACCGGGGATCAAATAGTATCACTGTTGCCAACGGAACAACGGGTAATCTAGTAGAAGCTCTCAATTTAAATAGCGGAACACTAGCAGTAGGCCAAACTACCAAATTTAAAGTAGATGGGGGCGCTGAAAGAGAAAGCCAAGATCAAACCCTCACTGAATTAGAGTTAGGTAAAAATGGAGTCACTTTTAATGCTATTGAAACAGGCACGACAACTCTAACAACTGATGTAGATGTGACAGGCATCAGAAACAATATTGAGTCACTCATTGAGCAATACAATGGGACTCAAAACCTTGTCGACAGTTACATCAGAATCGATACGAATGATATTACTAATAGTGGAACACTTTCTGCGGAAGGAAGCCTCACTTTTCTCCCCCAAGAACTACGCGACGCCTTTCTAAGCACTATTAACCCTACTTCAGGCGCCAGCATTGTCACAGCTCTTGACCTTGGAATAGAAAGTAACTCTGATGATAACACCGTAACTCTTTCCGATAGCACCGCATTAGAAAATGCCTTACGGGACAATTTAGATGAGGTTATCAGTCTCTTTACAGATTTTGAGTCAGGTATTGCAAATGCTATAGAAAACACGATAGAGGCCTACGCTACAGGTATAGAAAATGTTATTGAAAACAGACGGGAAGCTATTGATGATGAAATCCAGCGAATTGATGATGAAATAGAGCTAACAGAGGCTCGCGTGGAAGCTGAAAGGGTGTTTTTAGAATCTCAATTCGCCCTACTGGAACAAACACAAGCTCAGACGGGAGCATTTGGAAGCATCCTATCATCTAGTTTACCACCAACTTAGAGGTACTAATTATGCAAGTCATTATTGATTCTGAAACAGTTGAAATAGAAACAAAGACAAGTAACAACTTCGAAGATGCCTGCTCGCTCATCATGCAATGGTTAGTGCAGCGAGATCGTTCTATTTCAAAGTGTAAAATAGATGGCAAGCTTATTGAAACAATTGAAGAAGCTCGCTGCTTATTTAATGTCAACTCTTCACTTGAAATTGAGTCCATCCCGGTTGCTGTAGCATTGTATCAATCTGTAGGTGAACACTGTGATTCCTTAAAAAGAATTGAAGAAGATTGCGATGAGCTAGTAACTGATAGCCTACTGGAAGAACCTGAAGTATTGCTAAGACAATGGCAAAGCCTCTGTCACAAACTCAAACAAGAAATAGGTTTTTTGCCTAATTTAGCACCCCTGCTAACAGACGAACAACTTGATAGCCTGATTGAGAAAAACCTCACAGAGCTAAACGCCATCATGAATGATATTCAAAAAGCTCTTAGCAAGGCAGATGTTGTCGCTTTCTCAGATATCCTGGAATTACGCTTATCCGTATGGATTTCCAATTTTAGTGAATTTTTACTTACCCAGCATAAGATGTTAGAACCCATTGCTAAAGAACAGACTTCTCCATGAATCCAAGACAGCTCTATTTAGAAAGCCAGGTTAATTCCGCAACCCCAACAGGACTTATCATCATGTTATATGATGGGTTGCTACGCTTTGCTGAAGGAGCAGTTAAAAATCTAAAAGAGAATACCAATACTTCGAATACTGAGGCTGCTGAGGCTGTAACACGCTGCAATAAAATCCTAACCGAATTGAATGTATCTCTCGATCACCAAGTAGACCAAGAATTCTGCTCTCGTATGTCTGAGCTTTACGCCTTTTTCATCAGTCAATTTAACGAGGCTGTCCAACAGAAAAATGCTCAATACATCGAAGATGTTATTCCCATGATTACAACTCTTCGAGACGCCTGGGGGGAAGCGGAAGTTAAACCCGATGATCAGCCTAATAAGGAAACAAGAGCCGCATAATTTCATAGCCTCTGAGGCCTGAAAGCCATGGCTAAATCCCAAGTTGATAACTCTTCTCGAGGCTCTCTAGAAAGAATTCTCTTTGTCGAATCAGTAGATCAAACCGAAACCTATTTTACCAAGGGCCTGCGCCAAGGCGCTACTCAATCAGGCGCTATATGCGAAGTAATCTTCCTGCGTGACAGTAAAAAGCAATTAAAGGCTGAAGACCAGATTCTTAAAGAAACAGTGGATTATGACCCTGATCTCATTGTTTTTATCATGGATTCACCTCTATGTTTCCCAAACCTATGGAAACGAATGGATAAGCTCCGAAACATACCAAAGTGGTCCTTTTGGTATGACGACTTCATGCGTAGTCCCCTCACACTTGAATCTCCCGATACTTGGAATGATTGGCAAAAGAACTATCATGTCACTTGTTTTATATGGGATGGATACTGGAGGCAAAAGTGGCAAGAATTCACTGGTCATCAAGCCCTAGCAACACACCTGGCAGCTTCTCCTACTCAGTTCAACCCGCAAGCCAGCCCTTTGTACCCGGAACTAAAGGAATTTGCTGTTATGACAGGGACGATTCCTTCTCAAATCAACTTAAGAGATGAAGCAGAAGCCCTACCCGTCACCATTCGAAGATGCTTGCAAGAAACGATAGAGACCCTTAGCTGTGAGCCATGGCCTATTCGCCCTTACGAAACCTTCAACCAGGTTATTCTTAATTCCTCCATGAAGTCGCAAACCGTGACCCAGGCTTGGCTACTAGAACCTCATCATCAATATAGCCTGAATCAATTGTTATGGCAGTGGAGCAAAAGAATCGTGAGGCTTAGAGGCTTATCTGCGGCATCAGATATAGGACCCGTCGCGGTTTTGAGCGGCCATCACTTACAAAGCTATGCCTGTGAACAAGAAATTCGCAGCGCATTGCCCCGAAATGCTGAATTTAAATTTTACGATACAACAGATATTTCTTCTCATGACTGGAGCGCCCTTTACCGATCAGGACTGATTCAACTGCAATTCACCGACCCTCAATCCATACAAGGAGGTATCCCCTTTCGTGTCTTCGAATGCGCTGCGAGCCAAGCCCCTCTAATTACAGATTCTCGCCCTGAGCTTGCTTTACTGTTCCCAGAGCGTAGCTCTATCTACTTATGCCAGGATGAGAATGACTTATGCCAGAAGCTTTCCACGAACGAATGGAAAGACTGTCCATCCACTCAACTCACCTATCAAAATTTCTTGGACAATCACACTTGGGTCAAACGGTGGCAGCAATTACTGAGAACTTATCTCATCCACTTGATCGGTGGAGAAAATGAGCATTCCACCCATTCGATACGTCAATTATCTCAATCTTCTTCAAATAGAGCCGATTTTAATGGGGAAGAGTAATACCTATTATGCGAGTTGCATACCCAAAAACAGCTGAAGAGCTTATTCTTCATGAATCAAGGTTCTTGCTAGATGCTACTTCTGTGACTAAGGACAGTGTCCGCCAGGTCAGTCTTGCCCAAAAGCTAGAGGAGTACATCCTACGAATAGGCTATTCAAATACGCATGTCATGGGCATCGTTATCCAACTCATGACTCGAGGAAAGCTTATGATCGAATTCCGCAAGTATAGGGAACGACTCGAACTCATGGATAATAGTGACATTATTTCTCGAGCTCAGGCAGTCACTCTCTTTGACGATTCTATTGCCAACCTTAATAAAAAAGACCCATCAATTAGAGTTGAAAGTGATCACAACCTCACCCAACGAATCGTTATTCAGCCTCGAGAATCCCAATAAACACCAAACACTTATTTGATACTCAGGATGTTGCAATGCTTTCGATGCTGTGTTAGTTTGACAGATAATGCCTAGAGATAAAGAGTCACCTCGTTCGCCTAAATTGCCTAAGCCACCTCAACGTGGCCCCAATGGTGAGGGTAACGATAATAAAAATAACCGCCCACCCAACCAAAGCAACTGGAAAAGTCTACTGCTCTTTTCTTCACTGCTATTTATTCTAATTTTATGCTTATACTGGAATAAACAGCATTCATCTGCCGGCGAAACCACGATGGAGCTACCGCAATTTTACAACATGCTTCAACAAGAACGCATCAAGGATGTCACTCTTGTCAAAGAACCTGCTAACCAGATTACCTACTTACAAGGACGTTATATCACTGAAATATCTAATTTTGATACCGGCTCGACCAGCGAAAAAGACCGTTACAAGAAATTTCGCACCTATGTAATTCTTGACCTGGAAGGCGAAAAACTAGAAAAGGCCATAGCTGAGAGCAACATTAAAAATCTTCCCCATAAATACAACCATGACCAATTCTGGCAGGCTTTCTTCAGCGTGTTGCCATTTATCCTATTCATCGTGCTTATGTACTTTATTTTTCGCCAGCAAATCAAAATGGCAGGCAAATCTGCATTCAACTTTGGGCGCAGTAAGGCCAAGATGATGAATAAGGAGAAAAATAAGATTACTTTCAAAGACGTTGCTGGCGTCGACGAAGCCAAAGAAGAAGTTCAGGAAATTGTGGAATTTCTTAAAGACCCCAGAAAGTTCCAACGCTTGGGTGGAAAAATCCCCAAAGGAGTTATGATGGTCGGCCCACCAGGGACAGGAAAAACCCTTCTTGCTAAAGCTATTGCCGGAGAAGCTGATGTCCCCTTCTATGGGATAAGCGGTTCTGATTTCGTGGAAATGTTTGTCGGTGTGGGAGCATCCAGAGTTCGTGATATGTTCGAACAGGGGCGTAAATCAGCACCTTGCCTTATTTTCATTGACGAAATTGATGCCGTAGGGCGCAGCCGTGGTCACGGACTGGGCGGCGGCCATGATGAGCGTGAGCAAACTCTCAATGCTATGCTTGTAGAAATGGACGGAATAGACACACAAGAAGGTGTCATCATTATAGCTGCTACAAACCGCAAAGACGTCTTGGACCCAGCCTTGCTTCGCCCCGGCCGATTTGACCGTGAAGTCATGATTAATCTGCCTGACGTCAAAGGTCGTGAACAAATACTCAAAGTCCATTCTCAAAAAGTAAAACTAAATGAGAAGGTGGAGCTCAGCAAAATCGCTCGCGGTACACCCGGCTTTTCAGGCGCTGAAATCGCTAATCTAATCAATGAAGCTGCTCTTCTCGCTGCACGCCGTGATGCCGAGTCGATTGAGCAATTTGATCTAGAAGAAGCTAGAGATAAAGTGCGCTGGGGCCGTGAAAGACGTTCTATGGCCATGACAGAGGAAGAGAAAAGAAATACTGCTTATCATGAAGCCGGTCACGCTCTACTTAATGTTATCCTTCCCAATACAGACCCCCTTCATAAAGTATCTATTATCCCCCGAGGCCCTTACTTAGGAGTAGCTATGTATCTTCCTGAGAAGGACCAGATCAGCTACTACAAGCTTAAGCTTTTAGACCTCATGTGTGTTACTATGGGGGGACGGGTTGCTGAAGAAGTATTCTTAGGGGATGTATGTAGCGGTGCCGCCGGAGATATCCGTCAAGTTACTACCATAGCTCGAAAAATGATATGCGAGTGGGGCATGAGCGAAAGACTAGGCATGGTGGAATATGGAGATCATGAAGATTATGTCTTTTTAGGTAGGGAAATTGGGAAATCACGTGGTTACAGTGAATCTACCGCCCAATCCATCGACAAAGAAGTTCTAGATCTTGTCAATTCTGCTTACGATAAGGCATCGAGCATGATCAGAGAAAACAAAGACAAAGTTGATCAGATTGCGAAAGCTCTGCTCGAGTACGAAACACTAGATGGAAAACACATTGAGGAAATTGTGGAATTTGGCGAAATTAAAAACCCGCCACCTAAGAACCCGGATCCCCCGGCTACGCCATTACCCAAAGAACCATTGGAATCTAAGGAGAAATCGTCCGCATCAGGACCAGATGACGACGTCCTACCAGGTCTTGAGGGTGCACCTGCTGGAGCCTAATGCCCCCGAATTTTTCTCAAGACATTCAGCTTACAGCCAATCAATATCATGAATAATTGTATCTTTGGCCTTAGCTGATGTTTGGGGATAATCAAGCGTGTAATGAAGACCTCGGCTTTCCTTACGCTGGAGAGCTGATTCTACAATAATCGAGCAGGTATGCACTAGATTCCTCAGTTCAAGCAAATCAACAGCCACCTTGAAGTCCCAATAATATGCTTGGATCTCCTGATTGAGTATTCCCAACCTAGTTTTAGCACGCTCTAGTCTCTTATTTGTTCTTACAATACCTACATAATCCCACATCAACTGTCTAATTTCGCGCCAGTTATGGGAAACGACAACCCTCTCATCAGGATCATCAGCATCACCTTCCTCCCAATCTGTCACCTGGAGCTCATCATCCTTATTCTTGGCCTGTTCTACGGCAAGATCGTGACATCGGTGTGCCATTACAAGGGCCTCCAATAATGAATTACTTGCTAACCGATTTGCACCATGTAGACCGGAGTGAGCCACTTCTCCTATGGCAAATACCCCAGGTAGAGTAGTTGCTCCATTCACATCTACCTGGATGCCTCCACACTGATAGTGAGCTGCAGGTACTACAGGAATAGGCTCACTAGATGCATCAATTCCATTTCTAAGACAATAGGAATAGATGTTCGGAAAACGAGTTTCAATGAAGTCTTTGCCACGATGCCTTATATCCAAATACACACAGTCTGCGCCAGATTTCTTCATCTCGGCGTCAATTGCCCTTGCTACTATATCGCGCGAGGCCAAGGATCCCCTTTCGTCGTAATCGAAAGCAAATTCAAGCCCCAGTTTATTTACCAATTTAGCCCCTTCCCCACGCAAAGCTTCTGATATGAGAAAGGATTTCGTTAATGGGTGATGCAAACAGGAAGGATGAAACTGGATAAACTCCATATTTACAATGGGAATACCTGCCCGAAAAGCCATTGCCACTCCGTCTCCTGTCGCAATATCAGGATTAGAAGTATATAAATAAGTTTTTCCACAACCACCGGTAGCCAATATGGTCACAGAAGATAAAAAAGTTTTTACCACTCTACTTTTAGGATCGAACACATAGATACCTACACACCGCTTTTCTCCAGAAAGACCCAGCTTATCACTTACAAGAAGATCGATAGCAAAATAATTTTCGAATACCTCAACTCGTTCATCTAGTTCGATTGCTTTGATGAGAGCACGCTCTATCTCTTTGCCTGTCATGTCGGCAGCATGTAGGACTCGCCTCTTGCTGTGCCCCCCCTCTTTACCTAAATCTAACGCGCCTTTCTCCTTTGCCGTGACATTATCCCGCTCCGAAAAACGCACCCCAAGATCAATCAACTCCTGAATACGCTGAGGACCATCCGCCACTACATCTCTTACTACCGTTTCATTACATAAGCCAGCTCCAGCTCTTAAGGTATCCTGAATGTGGAGTTCGAACGAGTCCTCCTCAGAAGTTACACAGGCAACTCCTCCTTGAGCATAGTTCGTGTTGGATTCCCTGCGGTTTTTCTTTGTTACGACTGCAACTTTGCCGTGTTTTGCGAGCTTCAGTGCTAAACTCAACCCCGCAATTCCACTGCCTAAAATAATAAAATCAAAAGATCTACTCATCTACCAACTTTACTCTACATCATGCTTTCTTTATAGCTTCTACAGGTATGGACTCGCACATATCCCGCCAGCCTAGGAAATTCCAAGTATTGGGAAAACCTGAACACTGATGTGGTTTAACTTGATTGACAACACAATGATTCTTACCGTCCAAGAAGACACACTCATGTGTTACTTTATTTTTGAGGATTAGGCATTGCCTAGAAGGATGCAAATCCGTGTAACGTTTTGTGAACTCCAAGACTGGCATATTAAGGTATTCTGCTAACCGATCGAGATCACTTTCTTTAAGTGTGACCTGTCCTGGCCAACGGCAACAATTTCCACATCTTTGACATTGATAAAAAACTTGCATGGGTATCTATTTATCACTATCTTCTCATTCCCATTTCTGCAAAGGAAAAAGAAAAGGAGCTGTAGCTCAATTGGTTAGAGCACTGCCCTGTCACGGCAGGGGTTGCGGGTTCGAGTCCCGTCAGCTCCGGACCTCTAGGTAGAGATAGCCCTTAAGCCCTTACTTAGAAAGATCCTCATCTTTAATAGATTATTCTAATTACATAAACGCTAGGTAAAGAAATATAATAACTGGCCCAAGAAAGGCAATAGCATACATCAAGGCCCCCCAACGTGGAGCATCAAGTCCTTTTACAGCTCTGTAAAGTTTGATCGCGACAAGAGAGGTTAAAATACCAAAGAATACGACAGCACAATAAATCAATCGTTGCATCTGCTCTGGCGTTAAATTATCTATCTCAACGTACATATCAATTTCCACTTCCTAGCAGACTATTGCCCAACTATACGACTTCTTTAATATAAGATAGGATATCCCTGGATTAAAAGAAAAAGACTTCTAGAACTTCTTTTATAACAAGAAGGTCGAGCATACAATTTTGCATTTCTAGACTCTCGCTGTATGTAGGTTCATATGATAGGTTTGCTTTCCTAGATAAAGGAACTAGTATCATACAATGGCCAGTCCACCCAAAGCCTTAGCAAAACAGCTACTAGACTCCTATGAGAGAGTAGGTGGTATTAATAACATTGATAATGCTAACCTTCCTTCCAAGAGTGCTATCAAAGATATCTGTTGCCAACTCCTTGAGCTCCTTTTCCCAGGCTATTATTGCAACGAGATTATCCGTTCGAGCTCTGCGGAAGCTATCACTACGAACAAAATAGTTCATCTTCACCAGGTCCTCTCACTAGAGATTACTAAGAGTCTGGAATTTTCACCTCCCGAAGGTGAGCTACTTGGGGATTACAATCAAAAGGCCAAAGACTTGACATGCAACTTCCTACAAAAGCTACCCGAACTTCG containing:
- the nadB gene encoding L-aspartate oxidase codes for the protein MSRSFDFIILGSGIAGLSLALKLAKHGKVAVVTKKNRRESNTNYAQGGVACVTSEEDSFELHIQDTLRAGAGLCNETVVRDVVADGPQRIQELIDLGVRFSERDNVTAKEKGALDLGKEGGHSKRRVLHAADMTGKEIERALIKAIELDERVEVFENYFAIDLLVSDKLGLSGEKRCVGIYVFDPKSRVVKTFLSSVTILATGGCGKTYLYTSNPDIATGDGVAMAFRAGIPIVNMEFIQFHPSCLHHPLTKSFLISEALRGEGAKLVNKLGLEFAFDYDERGSLASRDIVARAIDAEMKKSGADCVYLDIRHRGKDFIETRFPNIYSYCLRNGIDASSEPIPVVPAAHYQCGGIQVDVNGATTLPGVFAIGEVAHSGLHGANRLASNSLLEALVMAHRCHDLAVEQAKNKDDELQVTDWEEGDADDPDERVVVSHNWREIRQLMWDYVGIVRTNKRLERAKTRLGILNQEIQAYYWDFKVAVDLLELRNLVHTCSIIVESALQRKESRGLHYTLDYPQTSAKAKDTIIHDIDWL
- a CDS encoding glycosyltransferase, with amino-acid sequence MAKSQVDNSSRGSLERILFVESVDQTETYFTKGLRQGATQSGAICEVIFLRDSKKQLKAEDQILKETVDYDPDLIVFIMDSPLCFPNLWKRMDKLRNIPKWSFWYDDFMRSPLTLESPDTWNDWQKNYHVTCFIWDGYWRQKWQEFTGHQALATHLAASPTQFNPQASPLYPELKEFAVMTGTIPSQINLRDEAEALPVTIRRCLQETIETLSCEPWPIRPYETFNQVILNSSMKSQTVTQAWLLEPHHQYSLNQLLWQWSKRIVRLRGLSAASDIGPVAVLSGHHLQSYACEQEIRSALPRNAEFKFYDTTDISSHDWSALYRSGLIQLQFTDPQSIQGGIPFRVFECAASQAPLITDSRPELALLFPERSSIYLCQDENDLCQKLSTNEWKDCPSTQLTYQNFLDNHTWVKRWQQLLRTYLIHLIGGENEHSTHSIRQLSQSSSNRADFNGEE
- a CDS encoding YkgJ family cysteine cluster protein, which codes for MQVFYQCQRCGNCCRWPGQVTLKESDLDRLAEYLNMPVLEFTKRYTDLHPSRQCLILKNKVTHECVFLDGKNHCVVNQVKPHQCSGFPNTWNFLGWRDMCESIPVEAIKKA
- the ftsH gene encoding ATP-dependent zinc metalloprotease FtsH; this encodes MPRDKESPRSPKLPKPPQRGPNGEGNDNKNNRPPNQSNWKSLLLFSSLLFILILCLYWNKQHSSAGETTMELPQFYNMLQQERIKDVTLVKEPANQITYLQGRYITEISNFDTGSTSEKDRYKKFRTYVILDLEGEKLEKAIAESNIKNLPHKYNHDQFWQAFFSVLPFILFIVLMYFIFRQQIKMAGKSAFNFGRSKAKMMNKEKNKITFKDVAGVDEAKEEVQEIVEFLKDPRKFQRLGGKIPKGVMMVGPPGTGKTLLAKAIAGEADVPFYGISGSDFVEMFVGVGASRVRDMFEQGRKSAPCLIFIDEIDAVGRSRGHGLGGGHDEREQTLNAMLVEMDGIDTQEGVIIIAATNRKDVLDPALLRPGRFDREVMINLPDVKGREQILKVHSQKVKLNEKVELSKIARGTPGFSGAEIANLINEAALLAARRDAESIEQFDLEEARDKVRWGRERRSMAMTEEEKRNTAYHEAGHALLNVILPNTDPLHKVSIIPRGPYLGVAMYLPEKDQISYYKLKLLDLMCVTMGGRVAEEVFLGDVCSGAAGDIRQVTTIARKMICEWGMSERLGMVEYGDHEDYVFLGREIGKSRGYSESTAQSIDKEVLDLVNSAYDKASSMIRENKDKVDQIAKALLEYETLDGKHIEEIVEFGEIKNPPPKNPDPPATPLPKEPLESKEKSSASGPDDDVLPGLEGAPAGA